The Streptomonospora litoralis genome window below encodes:
- a CDS encoding carbohydrate kinase family protein, protein MVVIGDLMTDSVARAFYPLARGSDTPASVLTYGGGSGANVAAWLAMEGTDTIFVGRRGSDITGRTREMELMGYGIDSRLVMDPERATGTCVVMITHRGDRTMLSDPGANARLQPEDLPRDVFGPDGHLHISGFTLINPDSRRAARMALRMGRESGMSISVDGGSHAPLERAGAENFLDWTNGARLLFTNTRQAKVLTGREEPEAAAKVLTAWYPNIVIKLGDEGALWASTTRDDLVTVPAEPVEPSPGSIGAGDAFIAGFLPSWLAGKHPKDSLARAQSLAARALHQPGARPDLGD, encoded by the coding sequence GTGGTCGTGATCGGCGATCTCATGACCGACAGCGTCGCACGGGCGTTCTACCCTCTTGCGCGCGGCAGTGACACCCCCGCGTCCGTGCTGACCTACGGGGGCGGCTCGGGTGCCAACGTGGCGGCGTGGCTGGCCATGGAGGGCACCGACACCATTTTCGTGGGCCGCCGCGGGTCGGACATCACAGGGCGCACCCGCGAGATGGAGCTGATGGGCTACGGCATCGACTCCCGCCTGGTCATGGACCCCGAGCGAGCCACCGGCACCTGCGTCGTCATGATCACCCACCGCGGCGACCGCACGATGCTCAGCGACCCCGGCGCCAACGCCCGCCTGCAGCCCGAAGACCTGCCCCGCGACGTTTTCGGCCCCGACGGACATCTGCACATCTCCGGGTTCACGCTGATCAACCCCGACTCCCGCCGCGCGGCCCGGATGGCGCTGCGCATGGGCCGCGAGTCCGGGATGTCGATCTCGGTGGACGGCGGCTCCCACGCCCCGCTGGAGCGGGCGGGCGCCGAGAACTTCCTCGACTGGACGAACGGCGCGCGGCTGCTGTTCACCAACACCCGGCAGGCCAAGGTGCTCACCGGCCGCGAAGAGCCCGAAGCCGCCGCCAAGGTGCTCACCGCGTGGTACCCCAACATCGTCATCAAGCTCGGCGACGAGGGCGCGCTGTGGGCGTCCACGACCCGCGACGACCTGGTCACGGTGCCCGCCGAACCCGTGGAGCCCTCCCCCGGCTCCATCGGCGCCGGCGACGCGTTCATCGCGGGCTTCCTCCCGTCCTGGCTGGCCGGCAAGCACCCCAAGGACTCCCTGGCCCGCGCCCAGAGCCTCGCGGCTCGGGCACTCCACCAGCCGGGGGCGCGGCCGGACCTGGGGGATTAG
- a CDS encoding DUF397 domain-containing protein has protein sequence MNLRIGQWKKSSYSGSETNCVETARLPDQVGLRDSKSPDTTLLAFPHHEWVGFLREVAAEPVG, from the coding sequence ATGAATCTTCGGATCGGCCAATGGAAAAAGAGCAGCTACAGCGGAAGTGAGACCAACTGCGTCGAAACCGCCCGACTCCCCGACCAGGTCGGCCTCCGCGACTCCAAGTCCCCAGACACCACCCTCCTCGCCTTCCCCCACCACGAGTGGGTCGGCTTCCTCCGCGAGGTCGCCGCCGAACCGGTCGGCTAA
- a CDS encoding helix-turn-helix domain-containing protein has translation MPRKPTVRARGLGAELKELRLQSGLTTREAGDRAGWSHTMISRIEIGKRGVTTEEIATLLAIYQVKGDDRDRLIELAREAHRPGWWESSESSLPSQLAALISFESQATAITDVALILVPGLLQTSGYTRAVMAATGIEKNVAETRVAARLGRQAILKGEDGPSLQAFIDEAVLRRPLGGGEVMTNQLDHLVESSKDPRVCIRVLPQTSAGHIALNGPFTVLEFKKAQPLVHLEHRRSSLFLDEPRDIDAFRADVATLTETALDPAESVDLMTEIAQNYRRQ, from the coding sequence GTGCCGCGAAAGCCAACAGTCCGGGCACGCGGCCTGGGCGCCGAACTCAAGGAGCTTCGTCTCCAGTCGGGGCTAACCACACGCGAGGCTGGCGACCGTGCCGGTTGGTCGCACACCATGATCAGCCGCATCGAGATCGGCAAGCGCGGTGTAACGACCGAAGAGATAGCGACGCTGTTAGCGATCTACCAGGTCAAAGGCGACGATCGCGATCGGCTCATCGAACTGGCACGGGAGGCACACCGCCCAGGATGGTGGGAAAGCAGCGAATCCAGCCTGCCAAGCCAGCTCGCCGCACTCATCAGCTTCGAGAGTCAGGCGACCGCGATCACGGACGTCGCTCTCATCCTCGTTCCCGGACTCTTGCAGACTTCGGGCTACACGCGCGCCGTCATGGCAGCGACCGGGATCGAGAAGAACGTCGCCGAGACCCGTGTCGCAGCGCGCCTCGGACGTCAGGCCATTCTCAAGGGCGAGGACGGACCTTCGTTACAAGCCTTCATCGACGAGGCCGTTCTACGGCGCCCCCTCGGCGGAGGCGAAGTGATGACGAATCAGCTCGATCACCTCGTCGAGTCCAGCAAGGACCCCCGCGTCTGCATTCGCGTCCTGCCGCAGACCTCGGCGGGTCACATAGCGCTCAACGGGCCGTTCACTGTCCTCGAATTCAAGAAGGCGCAGCCCCTTGTCCATCTGGAGCACCGACGCTCCAGCCTCTTCCTGGATGAGCCCCGGGACATCGACGCCTTCCGTGCTGACGTCGCTACGCTGACAGAAACCGCCCTGGATCCAGCCGAATCGGTGGATCTCATGACAGAGATCGCTCAGAACTACAGGAGACAGTGA